The proteins below are encoded in one region of Colletotrichum lupini chromosome 5, complete sequence:
- a CDS encoding major facilitator superfamily transporter, with protein sequence MNAGGLDGFKALSGLGFLGLWIHRPGFCAPSTPVPRLSLLRRIIHSELRSTTQPPNMDRPVSDPEKAGFEHSDHIRTSSINDSHDLDIDHGFTAEEQRKIIRRVDRRLVVTVGAMYCVSLMDRTNLSAAAIAGMTKELGLYLDNRYSIASLLFFIPYIIFQPPSTIIVRKIGPRLHLGGLTLLWGAVMIGMGFSAKYTHLYACRILLGVLEAGFFPSCVYLLSTWYTRYEVGKRYSVFYLLGCVASAFSGILAFGLMQLNGQQGLTGWRWIFIIEGALTCVLGLAGYWLLVDFPDSKKRKDWNFLGERERAWIVARVNRDRGDAHIPAFNLKRFLGAGADWRIWAYAMIFFNTTTVSYALAYFLPIILQVNMGFDVGAAQCLVAPPYAFAGIVMFATAWLGDRMKFRGPVILINMLFCIVGLPIMGFHSSAAVRYFGVFLTTAGANSNVPAVMAYQANNIRGQWKRAFCSATLVSFGGIGGIAGSLLFREQDKPHYRPGMYACIACSLLTCILVSLLTVDAYFKNKKADRGEKELEADDEGAQPGFRYTY encoded by the exons ATGAACGCCGGTGGTTTGGATGGCTTCAAGGCCTTGTCTGGTCTTGGATTCTTGGGTCTTTGGATCCACCGTCCTGG CTTCTGTGCGCCGTCGACACCAGTCCCTCGTCTTTCACTTCTTCGACGAATCATTCACAGCGAGCTTCGATCAACGACACAACCGCCCAACATGGATCGTCCCGTCTCAGACCCCGAGAAGGCAGGCTTCGAGCACAGTGACCACATCAGAACCAGCTCCATCAACGACTCCCATGATCTCGACATTGACCATGGCTTCACTGCTGAGGAGCAGCGCAAGATCATTCGCCGAGTCGACCGAAGACTCGTCGTCACTGTCGGTGCCATGTACTGCGTGTCATTGATGGATCGTACCAACTTGTCTGCGGCCGCCATTGCAGGCATGACCAAGGAATTGGGTCTCTATCTCGACAACCGATAC AGCATTGCttccctcctcttcttcattCCGTACATTATCTTCCAGCCGCCCTCGACCATCATTGTTCGCAAGATTGGACCTCGTCTTCACCTTGGTGGACTTACCCTCTTGTGGGGTGCTGTGATGATCGGTATGGGTTTCTCAGCAAAGTACACACACTTGTATGCATGCAGAATTCTCCTGGGTGTTCTCGAGGCCGGATTCTTCCCCAGTTGTGTCTACCTTCTCAGCACATGGTACACCAGAT ATGAGGTCGGAAAGCGATACTCCGTCTTCTACCTTCTCGGCTGCGTCGCTTCCGCCTTCTCCGGTATTCTCGCTTTCGGTCTGATGCAGCTCAACGGCCAACAGGGCCTGACTGGATGGCGCTGGATCTTCATCATCGAAGGTGCTCTCACCTGCGTGCTCGGCCTCGCAGGCTACTGGCTCCTCGTCGACTTCCCCGACTCCAAGAAGCGCAAGGACTGGAACTTCCTCGGCGAGCGTGAGCGCGCCTGGATCGTCGCGCGCGTGAACCGTGATCGCGGTGACGCCCACATTCCCGCCTTCAACCTCAAGAGATTCCTCGGTGCCGGCGCCGACTGGAGAATCTGGGCCTACGCCATGATCTTCTTCAACACCACCACCGTCTCGTACGCGCTTGCATACTTCTTGCCCATCATTCTGCAGGTCAATATGGGCTTCGACGTTGGTGCCGCGCAATGCCTCGTCGCGCCGCCTTATGCCTTTGCCGGTATCGTCATGTTCGCGACCGCGTGGTTGGGTGATAGAATGAAGTTCCGTGGTCCCGTCATTCTCATCAACATGCTCTTCTGCATCGTTGGTCTTCCCATCATGGGTTTCCACTCCAGCGCGGCGGTGCGCTACTTTGGCGTCTTCCTGACCACGGCCGGTGCCAACTCCAACGTCCCTGCTGTGATGGCGTACCAGGCAAACAACATCCGTGGCCAGTGGAAGCGAGCTTTCTGCAGTGCGACACTTGTCTCGTTCGGTGGTATCGGAGGTATTGCCGGTAGCTTGCTCTTCCGTGAGCAGGACAAGCCTCACTACCGCCCGGGCATGTACGCCTGCATTGCGTGCAGCTTGTTGACGTGCATTTTGGTCAGCTTGTTGACTGTCGACGCCTACTTCAAGAACAAGAAGGCCGACAGGGGCGAGAAGGAGCTTGAGGCTGATGAT GAGGGTGCTCAGCCTGGTTTCCGCTATACCTACTAA